A window of the Helianthus annuus cultivar XRQ/B chromosome 4, HanXRQr2.0-SUNRISE, whole genome shotgun sequence genome harbors these coding sequences:
- the LOC110936948 gene encoding 60S ribosomal protein L14-2: MPFKRYVEIGRVALVNYGKDYGKLVVIVDVIDQNRALVDAPDMVRGQMNFKRLTLTDIKIDIKRVPNKKTLVAALEAADVKNKWESSSWGRKLIVQKKRASLKDFDRFKIMLAKIKKAGVVRQELSKLKKETTC; the protein is encoded by the exons ATG CCGTTCAAGAGGTACGTTGAGATCGGAAGAGTCGCACTTGTCAACTACGGAAAGGATTACGGAAAGCTCGTAGTCATCGTTGATGTCATTGATCAAAATCGG GCTCTTGTTGATGCACCTGACATGGTTAGGGGTCAAATGAACTTTAAAAGGCTAACGCTTACCGACATTAAGATTGATATTAAACGTGTCCCAAATAAGAAAACTTTGGTTGCTGCTTTGGAGGCTGCTG ATGTGAAGAACAAGTGGGAGAGCAGTTCGTGGGGCCGAAAGCTTATCGTGCAGAAGAAGAGAGCGTCACTTAAGGATTTTGATAGGTTCAAGATCATGTTGGCTAAGATAAAG AAGGCTGGAGTTGTAAGGCAAGAGCTTTCAAAGCTGAAGAAGGAAACCACATGCTAG